The genomic window GCGAACAGTCCCGAAGTTCACCGCAGTTGGCCGCTGGTTCCTGAAACTTCGGTAGCACATATTAAAAGATATAAACGTGCGGGAATGATGCCAAGACCTTCTTTCATAGACTTAAGAGACTGAGAAATTATATAATGGtcaagttacattaaaaatactgtgaaatcgtgtgaatggttggttagattagctacattacaaatactataaaatagtaaGGACAATCGGTAGCTTTTACTTGGCTACATCTTAAATTGGCAATTCTTAcccaaacattaaaattattttacattttttttttgatttaacCACCCAAACCTAATCAACAgtctattatttaaaaatattgaaatataactaacctaacttaaccaacctccaaaaaaatattttgatggagCTAACCTAAAATAACTGACCATTCTCATgatatacaaatttttaatatttacactaaACCTTAAAACGTGAAactactaaaattttaatttttgagaaaagCATTTCCTTCTGAATTACCAGTGTTTCGACCAATCAACACACCTTAAAACCAAATACCCTATGAAtggaattaaaaattcaaatcctGGAAGTATTGATTTTAGATcaacagagagagaaagagaccgAAAATTCACGAACGTGGCCACGGAATGGACCGGTGTGAAtattaggttatattaggtttACCTTGTTACAGAGACGTCGCTTCGCGTGAAACCTATTTTTCACAAAGTATTTTCGTGTAACTTGGGCTTTTATTCATCGTAGCTACTTACTGTGCCCGCCAACGAGACGGCGCCGCCGACAGCTCAGCGATGGCCGTCTACATCCAGCACAAGGACACGGAGCAGGTGCTGGACGTGAAGGAGTCCGACACGGAGCCCGGCGCGGAGGTCGTCCTCTACACGTACTACGCCACGCCGAACCAGCACTGGAAGTTCCGGGACGGCCTCATCGTCAGCGAGCTGTCCGGGTACGTTCAGACGTTCAGACGTCACTGCGGGGTGTCTTAAGTCACCAAAGTCACCAAAAAGTAGTGAGATTGAAAGACTGGTCTCTAAAGTCAAGGAAAAGTAGCGAAACCGAAGGACTTGTCATGAAACACGAAAAAGTCCCGAAATAAACAGCAACGGCGTTGGAAGTCACCGAATTTTAATATCCAGGAGCCTTTGCtagctttcatttatttttacacCTCACTTCAGTTAATTATTCCACATTAAGTATCAATAGTTGGAGACCATCCACGTAAATCTGATGGTAATCACACCGTCCTGTGAATAGTAGACGTTTtcgtattatgtttaattttgaccATTGTTTATAAAACTGGCActgtgatgtaaaaaaaaatagtaacaacaATTTAGTAAAAGGACCTGAACAAGTTCTGAATGGGTCCACCAGGTATTTGTATTTGTgcgtatatatgtgtgtgtaattatatatatattttatatattaggaGCTGTTTCCGAATAATAGTCGCGAAAACTCCCGTTCAAAATTTAGGTGCATTTCGCCCGGGCACATTTCTCACCATAACTCGCTcatttggatcggaaacactccaaatcgaaaaaagcACTGAATTGGTAAATTTTCGAAATTGCTTTCATGATTGTCAAGTCTAATATGCATGTACAAATCAGCACTGTTTAAGCCTTGTATAATCTGTCGGCAGTATCAGAATGGACAAGTATTGGACTGACGGACGGTTGACTGACGGACTCTAGGGATCATTGCGAGGGTCCGTGCGGAAGGTGGAGGTGAAGGTGTTGCACGGTGGTGCCTCAGGCTGGCGCTGGACGTGGACGCAGCCAGCGGCAAGCTGGTGACCGCCGCGGAGAGCGGCGCCCCCAGCCAGCGCTGGACGCCGGAGGACGGCGGGCTGCTGCGCAACGGCGACGGCCGCTTCCTGACGGCCGTCTACCCGGAGGCGGAGGACGGAGACGTCTCGCTGGCCGCCTCGCCCGAGCGCTGCGACCAGCCGGCGGCGCAGGAGTTCGCCCTGGTGCCCGCCGAGGCCTCGTAGCCGCCGGCTCGCACGCCTCTCCTCGTAGCGTCGCTCGCCTCTGCTCACCACGTGCCTCTGTCATTTGTACTCTATGATCATAGATAGCGATAACCATTAAATAGAGGGGGATAGTCCAGCCTGAGATTAGGGAAATATGCTGATCGAGCATAAGGTCCGGTTCTTGACGAGGGGAGTGAAGCCAAAGGGGAAGagggatttcagtgtactacacgtaccaatatggtggccgtttgtttacatatgtatcagctgtacctgtattgggTGTTAAATTGGATAAAAATTTCGACTCATATCATTACATATGTATTATAAAGATTCGTGCtggatttttaatttacataaacatattaaccagtaaatattttgatctaatttttttCCGAGCAGTCTTGACTACGGGCGTTAATAAAAgaaggctagaacagctgatacaaatgtaaacaaacatccaCCAAATTGGTAtttgaaaatcagaagaaaagaTTATGATCCATCTGGATACTTTTCCTAATCTCGGTAGCCAGGGGGTTGCCACGTCCGCATGTGTATATGGTAACCGGGTGAAGCCGTTTTCTTCCCACAGAAAATGGTCTGCACCatgttagacgcccaaaacattgtctGCAGTGTAGTGCTTGCATTTTGGATACAGTTAGAAATATCTTTAGTTTATGGAAGTGATTGTGTTTTAATGACGGAGAGTCAAATCCGTACTTACTAACCATATCAGACGGGAAAAGCactatttccgcaatgttttgagcGGAACAATATGTCACCTACGTCACAGTATGCCATCTTCTGACAATTCTTAACTCCTTGGGGATAGCAACATCAAGACTCATCTTTGATTCCcagttttttttagattattacTGGTTTGATGGAAATTCGCGTTCTTCAAAGCAAAAAGCACATATTGAAAGATTTCAtgagattgtaaaaaaaaaattctgtgtataTTGTTACAGTAGTGGGTGCAGAAGCTTGTGAATGTTTTTGTTGTCTTTTTCCCCGTTTGGATCTGCCACTTTTAGTAATTCATAAAATTGGCTTCAATAATGAACATCAATGACTTGACAAGGAAAAAATCTCTGTAAAAGAAAATCACTGTCTACGCCAGACATtacagtaaatattttgtttgtctaaatgaattaaaaatttgaaattgtaaATTATAATGAGTTTTTTATGACCAAAACATTGTTGAGTTCAAGATAGAGTTTGCCTAAGACGTGGTATCAATTTGTTTTGGACGTGAAACGGATACAATGTTAAACAGCAGTTGGAGAATATTTAAACTACTAGCTGTAGTCATGGAAAGATCATTTAAATGTAACTTTCTAATGTTATTCGTCCACGATTAAACTTTAACAATGTTTCAACATAACCAAAACATTTGGACGAAAATAGTTACCTTGTACGCCTTAGtacctaaatattttaaaagttgtattcgtaaaattttctttcactgCATGTTTTTAGTTTGTCGCAGAGGTTTGAGGATGTACAATTGCATTTTTATAGTTCCTTTAGGAAATGTTTGATGGATGAGAAGAATAAAGATGTATATTTTTGGCaagtttaagttattaaaaataaaatacatatatacacaatGATAACAAatgctttttatttaatttaagaacTTCCTGTTATATGAATATATCGAATCATTTGCAATTTATTTTCGTAACAGTTTCTGTATGTACTAATTTGTAGTTATAGACTTGTTTAAAATTAAAGCAAGCGTTTTTAATATACACAAATAATCCAGCGAACTTCattagagatttttttaaaaattgcatcCAACAACTAATAACATATTTTGTCACAAGGTGAGTTGTGTATAAACCCGAGGTCACTTTTTCACTTTTGCTACAAGTAAATGAGTATTTGCTGGTACTCAGGGAAAAGGAAGCGCTTTAGTTCTCATTGCTCATACAAGCCATAGAGGTGTCTGTTTTTGTGTACTTTTCTGTTAACTTACTTGatggtgttatttatttatttaattattaattctcCTAGCGTCATCTGAGTTTTAATTAATCATGCTCTAAGAAAGAAACACTTTCTTTGTGGCatagaaaaattattcaatttttttttgttttatgtatatcTAACATGAAATCGACGATAATATAATTTATTGCTGTAATAATTTctttaatatgtgtggttatgtATACTTCGGAAAAcgattttcagaccagctgtgtgttaaaactctgtagcattgacttgtgtttatttcaggtacatgtatactgtcagcacaccaatcacaatcaTAGAGCATTAACGGCCACTAAGTAGTTGTGTTTATGTTGATGTAAGTGCGAGCGGATTTTAAAGACTTGCTTATCACAAACGTAATCCCCAGACTTTAAGTACTACATTTTGTGAACTGTGGCACCTAAGATAAAACATCATTTAATTAACAAGTTatgttttatgacaaattatttcCTCACAAATACAGGTGCGACCATTTGTTCTTTTGTGGTATTTGATGACACGTATGTTTTGTTTAGCATTCAAAATTATGTGCTTTAAGCTACGTCTGCAATTTCTTTAGTATAATTATTAGTTGAAGGTTTTCTTCGAAATGTGTTTTTAATGTGTGCACATCACTTGCAtttgaaaaccaaattattcctCCACGTCAGCAAAATAGATGGGAAATAAGGGCGTTACCCTAAATTATTTCCAT from Bacillus rossius redtenbacheri isolate Brsri chromosome 1, Brsri_v3, whole genome shotgun sequence includes these protein-coding regions:
- the LOC134536847 gene encoding uncharacterized protein LOC134536847; the encoded protein is MAVYIQHKDTEQVLDVKESDTEPGAEVVLYTYYATPNQHWKFRDGLIVSELSGLALDVDAASGKLVTAAESGAPSQRWTPEDGGLLRNGDGRFLTAVYPEAEDGDVSLAASPERCDQPAAQEFALVPAEAS